Proteins encoded in a region of the Haloarcula sp. CBA1129 genome:
- a CDS encoding TrkA family potassium uptake protein, translating to MDTWLRRTLVYIVALGGIILGYAFAYDYGMAAFENDPQPFLRSLRVVVETFTTTGYGSDAPWSTTEMRLLVIVMDITGVVLIFLALPVLLFPLFEEAMETTAPNTVENDLSDHVVICQFSPRGETLVTELDTWGVNYVIVEPDRDRANNLYEDGYNVIHADPQSVDGLERAHLSSARALVADASDQVNTSIILTAREVDESVQTVSVVKEPDRAKYHDLAGADAVLSPRGLLGESLASKVTTGVSTTLGDSIEIGEDFDIAELPIHRGSDLVGTTLADSGIREETGVNVIGAWFRGQFVSPPDPDAELDGSTVLLVSGTERQLEQLKEMTLSSVRGFRRGETVIIGAGEVGQTITSALTNAGVPHTVLDQTDEPGVDVVGDATEPEDLRHAGVGAARTVILALSADTDTEFATLVIRDLNPDVEIIARAEESENVQKMYRAGADYVLALSTVSGRMLASTILEDEDVISMDQQVEVIRVAANGLGNTTLGEADVRSRTGCTVVAIERDGAVITDLSPDVTIEPTDKLVIAGTDDGVTRFKSVFG from the coding sequence ATGGATACCTGGCTGCGACGGACGCTGGTGTATATCGTCGCGCTTGGCGGCATCATTCTGGGGTATGCGTTCGCATACGACTACGGCATGGCGGCATTCGAAAACGACCCACAGCCGTTCCTTCGGTCGCTTCGCGTTGTGGTCGAAACGTTCACCACAACCGGATATGGCTCGGACGCCCCGTGGAGCACCACGGAGATGCGGCTGCTCGTCATCGTGATGGACATCACCGGCGTCGTGCTCATTTTCCTCGCGCTGCCGGTGTTGCTGTTTCCGCTGTTCGAAGAGGCGATGGAGACGACAGCCCCGAACACGGTCGAGAACGATCTCAGCGACCACGTCGTCATCTGTCAGTTCTCCCCCCGCGGTGAGACGCTTGTCACCGAACTCGACACGTGGGGCGTCAACTACGTTATCGTCGAACCGGACCGTGACCGGGCTAACAACCTCTACGAAGACGGGTACAACGTCATTCACGCCGACCCGCAGTCCGTCGACGGGCTCGAACGGGCCCACCTGTCATCCGCCCGCGCGCTTGTGGCCGACGCCTCCGACCAAGTCAACACCAGCATAATCCTCACCGCCCGCGAGGTCGACGAATCCGTCCAGACCGTCAGCGTCGTCAAGGAGCCCGACCGGGCGAAGTATCACGATCTCGCCGGTGCCGACGCCGTCCTGTCACCGCGTGGCCTGCTCGGCGAAAGCCTCGCGAGCAAGGTCACGACCGGCGTCTCGACGACGCTCGGGGACTCGATAGAGATCGGCGAAGACTTCGACATCGCCGAACTACCGATCCACCGCGGGAGCGACCTCGTCGGCACGACGCTGGCCGACAGTGGCATCCGCGAGGAAACCGGTGTCAACGTCATCGGTGCGTGGTTCCGCGGTCAGTTCGTGAGTCCGCCCGACCCCGACGCCGAACTCGACGGGAGCACGGTCCTGCTGGTCTCGGGGACCGAGCGCCAACTGGAACAACTCAAGGAGATGACCCTCTCCAGCGTGCGTGGCTTCCGCCGTGGAGAGACGGTAATTATCGGTGCCGGCGAGGTCGGTCAGACGATCACGTCGGCGCTCACGAACGCCGGAGTGCCGCATACGGTACTCGATCAGACCGATGAGCCGGGCGTCGATGTCGTCGGCGACGCCACGGAGCCAGAGGACCTGCGACACGCCGGCGTCGGCGCAGCCAGAACGGTTATTCTCGCCCTGTCGGCGGACACTGACACCGAGTTCGCGACGCTTGTCATCCGCGACCTCAATCCGGATGTCGAAATCATCGCCCGTGCCGAGGAAAGCGAGAACGTCCAGAAGATGTATCGGGCGGGCGCTGACTACGTCCTCGCGCTGTCGACGGTCAGCGGCCGGATGCTCGCCTCCACAATTCTCGAAGACGAGGACGTCATCTCGATGGATCAGCAAGTCGAGGTCATCCGCGTCGCCGCTAACGGCCTCGGTAATACGACGCTCGGCGAGGCCGATGTCCGCTCGCGAACGGGCTGTACGGTCGTCGCCATCGAACGCGACGGCGCAGTCATCACCGACCTCAGCCCCGACGTGACTATCGAACCGACTGACAAGCTCGTCATCGCCGGTACCGACGACGGCGTGACGCGGTTCAAGTCGGTGTTTGGCTAA
- the ilvA gene encoding threonine ammonia-lyase — MLSFEDVLAAQDTVSETARHTPLDYSHTFSAMTGADIHLKLELFQRTGSFKIRGATNRIASLSDAEREAGVVTASAGNHAQGVALAATRIGVDSKIVMPERAPVSKVKATRSYGGNVVLHGRDYDAAAEHAHELEREEGRTYVHAFDDEKVMAGQGTIGLEIYEDLPGVDTVVVPIGGGGLISGIATALKGKDESIRVIGVQAEGASSVAESLEKGHRIERDSVETIADGIATRTVGEQTFEVISERVDEVVTVSDSEIAVALTTLLERSKTLAEGAGAVALAAVMEEKFDFEDDETIVPALCGGNIDLNMLTNVIMRGLVETGRYLKIRTVLQDRPGALEELVEVLSREQVNIYGIEHDRTSRDVAMSSAEVELDLETRGPDHVDALIDALTDEGYEVDVLV; from the coding sequence ATGCTCTCGTTTGAGGATGTCCTCGCGGCACAGGATACCGTCTCCGAAACGGCCAGACACACACCGCTTGATTACTCGCACACGTTTTCGGCGATGACCGGCGCGGATATCCATCTCAAGCTCGAACTGTTCCAGCGCACGGGGTCGTTCAAGATTCGAGGTGCGACCAACCGCATCGCGTCGCTCTCAGACGCTGAACGGGAGGCTGGTGTTGTCACAGCGAGTGCCGGCAACCACGCACAGGGTGTCGCACTGGCAGCCACGCGAATCGGCGTCGATTCGAAGATCGTGATGCCGGAACGGGCACCAGTCTCGAAGGTGAAGGCGACCCGGAGCTACGGCGGTAACGTAGTCCTCCACGGTCGGGACTACGACGCGGCCGCCGAACACGCTCACGAACTCGAGCGCGAGGAGGGCCGGACCTACGTCCACGCCTTCGACGACGAGAAAGTGATGGCAGGGCAGGGGACCATCGGACTGGAGATCTACGAGGACCTCCCCGGTGTGGATACGGTCGTCGTTCCTATCGGCGGCGGCGGACTCATCAGCGGTATCGCAACGGCGCTCAAAGGCAAGGACGAAAGCATCCGTGTCATCGGTGTACAGGCCGAGGGAGCCTCCAGCGTGGCCGAATCTCTGGAGAAAGGTCACCGCATCGAACGCGACAGCGTCGAGACCATTGCCGACGGCATCGCCACTCGCACTGTCGGTGAGCAGACGTTTGAGGTCATCAGCGAACGCGTCGACGAGGTCGTGACGGTGTCGGACTCGGAGATCGCTGTCGCCCTGACCACGCTACTTGAGCGCTCGAAAACGCTTGCCGAGGGTGCGGGTGCCGTCGCGTTGGCCGCCGTCATGGAGGAGAAGTTCGACTTCGAGGACGACGAGACGATCGTCCCCGCGCTGTGTGGTGGCAACATCGACCTGAATATGTTGACTAACGTCATCATGCGCGGCCTCGTCGAGACCGGCCGCTATCTCAAGATTCGGACCGTCCTACAGGACCGACCCGGCGCGCTGGAAGAACTCGTCGAGGTCCTTTCACGCGAGCAGGTCAACATCTACGGCATCGAGCACGACCGGACCAGCCGCGACGTAGCGATGAGTTCGGCCGAAGTCGAACTGGATCTGGAGACTCGCGGCCCCGACCACGTCGACGCACTCATCGACGCGCTCACCGACGAGGGGTATGAGGTCGACGTGCTCGTCTGA